From Paenibacillus physcomitrellae, the proteins below share one genomic window:
- a CDS encoding phosphatidylglycerophosphatase A family protein, translating to MEEPKIPYALNSKKVAEATKYWLEKRGVKLEEIAELVLLLQKKYYPNLTMEECLHNVERVLSKREVQNAVLTGIQLDILCEQDLLIPELQDMIKYDESLYGVDEILAFSIVNVYGSIGFTNYGYVDKLKPGVLERLNDKSLGPVNTYLDDIVGAVAAAASSRIAHRKQAEREQASGEDSVDTLAEKGTSL from the coding sequence ATGGAAGAACCCAAAATTCCTTATGCCCTGAATAGTAAGAAGGTCGCAGAGGCCACGAAATACTGGCTGGAGAAACGCGGCGTGAAGCTCGAGGAAATCGCTGAGCTGGTCTTGCTGCTGCAGAAGAAATATTACCCGAACCTCACTATGGAAGAGTGCCTGCATAACGTGGAACGGGTCTTGTCCAAACGGGAAGTGCAGAACGCGGTGCTTACCGGGATTCAACTGGATATTCTATGCGAGCAGGACCTGCTCATTCCCGAATTGCAGGATATGATCAAATACGATGAAAGCTTATACGGGGTAGATGAAATTCTTGCCTTTTCGATTGTCAACGTGTATGGAAGCATTGGATTCACAAACTATGGTTATGTGGACAAACTCAAACCCGGTGTGCTGGAGCGTCTCAACGACAAAAGCCTCGGGCCGGTCAACACTTACCTGGATGACATCGTAGGAGCCGTAGCGGCCGCAGCAAGCAGCCGGATTGCTCATCGCAAGCAGGCTGAACGCGAACAAGCCAGCGGTGAGGATTCTGTGGATACACTGGCTGAGAAAGGAACCTCTCTGTAA
- a CDS encoding MBL fold metallo-hydrolase has protein sequence MAEKLEMTGNPEGPGSKEWLDGRLVQLPISMAPPLRFVNSYLLREPKSGGVTIIDPGPRSDITKQEWKRIRERFGIGPQQVKQIIVTHHHPDHFGMAGWLQQQFGAPVLMSEEAHREALRMWQPDRSMNRALPELFRQHGFPEPLVRQLPEHLESFYQQVEPMPEVTYIDESRQLEMGGWLWQPVLTGGHATGHLSFYQAEERMMLCGDAVLPQISPNISFYPGGDEQPLQTFMDGLRKLGQFEVNTAFPGHRHPFDSFHSRVQQLLDHHEERLAKVAGLLKQEGTQTGFKICEALFGMRPGIHQMRFAMSETLAHLALLVHRNEAEMELGERGLYQFSSRKAARIY, from the coding sequence ATGGCTGAGAAGCTTGAGATGACAGGAAATCCGGAAGGGCCCGGGAGCAAAGAATGGCTGGACGGAAGATTGGTTCAGCTTCCGATCTCGATGGCGCCCCCGCTGAGGTTCGTTAACAGCTATCTGCTGCGTGAGCCGAAATCCGGCGGGGTGACGATTATTGACCCGGGTCCGCGCTCGGACATAACGAAGCAAGAATGGAAGAGGATACGGGAGAGATTCGGGATTGGCCCGCAGCAGGTCAAACAAATTATCGTTACCCATCATCATCCTGATCATTTCGGTATGGCTGGCTGGCTTCAGCAGCAATTTGGTGCACCCGTGCTGATGTCAGAGGAAGCTCACCGTGAAGCACTCCGGATGTGGCAGCCGGACAGGTCCATGAACCGAGCCCTGCCGGAGCTGTTCCGGCAGCATGGTTTTCCAGAGCCGCTTGTCCGGCAGCTGCCGGAGCATTTGGAGAGCTTCTACCAGCAGGTTGAGCCGATGCCGGAAGTGACCTATATCGATGAAAGCCGGCAGCTTGAAATGGGAGGCTGGCTCTGGCAGCCTGTTTTGACCGGCGGGCATGCAACCGGCCATTTATCCTTTTATCAGGCCGAAGAACGTATGATGCTCTGCGGGGATGCCGTACTGCCGCAAATCTCGCCTAATATCAGCTTCTATCCTGGGGGAGATGAGCAGCCGCTTCAGACCTTCATGGACGGCTTGCGGAAGCTGGGACAATTTGAGGTAAATACCGCTTTTCCGGGGCATCGTCATCCGTTTGATTCCTTTCATTCAAGAGTGCAGCAGCTGCTTGATCATCATGAGGAACGTTTGGCCAAGGTGGCCGGTCTGCTGAAGCAGGAAGGAACCCAAACCGGCTTCAAGATCTGCGAAGCCCTCTTCGGGATGAGGCCCGGCATTCATCAGATGCGTTTCGCCATGTCGGAAACGTTGGCGCATCTGGCTCTTCTGGTGCACAGAAATGAGGCGGAAATGGAACTGGGGGAACGTGGACTTTATCAGTTCAGCAGCCGTAAGGCAGCCCGAATTTATTGA
- a CDS encoding class I SAM-dependent methyltransferase, with product MAEWYEHSFGEDYLLVYKHRDEQGARQEVRQMIEWLGLEPGAKMLDLCCGTGRHSLALQQSGYHMTGVDLSEMLLREAIKQDPDGLITWLKADMRSLPLADGQFDAVINLFTSFGYFIQDSEHLKVLEEIRRVLKPSGRFVIDFLNAEYTIRHLVPQSERIDDGQLIKETRWMENGFVKKKIEIINAEGDPGETRQYEERIKLYSRDQFEWMLGEAGLKIEAVHGSYSDKDPYDQYKSKRMIMVGRRM from the coding sequence ATGGCGGAATGGTACGAGCACAGCTTTGGCGAAGATTACTTGCTTGTTTATAAACACCGGGATGAGCAGGGGGCGAGGCAGGAAGTCCGGCAGATGATCGAGTGGCTGGGCCTTGAACCTGGAGCAAAAATGCTGGATTTATGCTGCGGAACCGGAAGGCACTCGCTGGCGCTTCAGCAGTCCGGTTATCACATGACCGGGGTTGATTTGTCGGAGATGCTGCTGCGTGAGGCGATCAAACAGGATCCGGACGGTCTCATTACCTGGCTGAAAGCCGATATGCGAAGTCTCCCGCTTGCCGACGGGCAGTTTGATGCGGTAATCAATCTGTTCACCTCCTTTGGCTATTTTATTCAGGATTCAGAGCACCTTAAAGTGCTGGAGGAAATACGGAGAGTATTGAAACCGTCTGGACGGTTTGTAATCGACTTCCTGAATGCCGAATATACGATACGCCATTTGGTCCCGCAGTCCGAGCGGATTGATGATGGACAACTAATTAAAGAAACCCGCTGGATGGAGAACGGCTTTGTGAAGAAGAAGATCGAAATCATCAATGCCGAAGGCGACCCGGGCGAGACAAGACAATATGAGGAACGTATAAAGCTTTATTCTCGGGACCAGTTCGAGTGGATGCTGGGAGAGGCTGGTCTGAAGATTGAGGCGGTTCACGGGAGTTACAGCGATAAAGATCCGTATGATCAATATAAATCCAAACGTATGATTATGGTGGGGAGAAGGATGTAA
- a CDS encoding peptidyl-prolyl cis-trans isomerase, with amino-acid sequence MTEEKKDLQGVDPNASEPVKEEQVHEAEAEHKEAADAVGQAPEEVQEQEVRAEDKSGEEGPLVTGLDANSEALAVMQAEDASEAAPANEEPPVKRGNSGLWMGISLILAVLLVISLFTSPFAQKDSEKAVATVNDAKITKGQLYDALVKAGGEQTLSGMIDDELIRQEAVKANVEVTDADIKKERDFYITQFGSEDALNQLLAQYGMTADDFQNQLKKEAQIRKLLEPKVTVTDDQIKSYFDQNKAQFDTPAQVQASQIVVATEKEANDIISQLKGGSDFAALAKEKSTDTATKDNGGDLGFFAKDSGTVDPAIETAAFSLKKGDISSAVKTSDGQFAVVKATDTKAAHSATLDEKKGEIKDLLVTQQVSTMSTSWLDDLRSKSTINNSLDSSAASAETAGEDGATTNE; translated from the coding sequence ATGACTGAAGAGAAAAAAGATTTGCAGGGAGTAGACCCTAACGCTTCCGAGCCTGTAAAAGAAGAGCAGGTGCACGAGGCTGAAGCTGAACATAAAGAAGCAGCGGACGCGGTCGGACAAGCTCCTGAAGAAGTTCAAGAGCAAGAAGTACGCGCTGAAGACAAAAGTGGCGAAGAAGGCCCGCTGGTGACCGGTCTTGACGCGAACAGTGAGGCTTTGGCCGTTATGCAAGCCGAAGACGCTTCCGAAGCAGCTCCTGCGAATGAAGAACCGCCGGTGAAACGCGGAAACAGCGGCTTGTGGATGGGAATTTCGCTCATTCTGGCCGTTCTGCTTGTCATTTCTTTGTTCACAAGTCCGTTTGCTCAGAAGGATTCCGAGAAAGCCGTGGCTACTGTCAACGACGCCAAGATTACAAAAGGCCAATTGTACGATGCTTTGGTTAAAGCCGGCGGTGAACAAACACTCAGCGGAATGATCGACGACGAGCTGATCCGTCAGGAAGCCGTTAAAGCTAACGTTGAGGTTACTGACGCCGACATTAAGAAAGAAAGAGATTTCTACATCACGCAGTTCGGTTCCGAAGATGCACTGAACCAGCTGCTTGCCCAATATGGCATGACCGCTGATGATTTCCAGAATCAGCTTAAGAAAGAAGCTCAAATCCGCAAGCTGCTTGAACCTAAAGTAACGGTAACGGATGATCAGATTAAGTCTTACTTTGATCAGAACAAAGCCCAATTCGATACGCCTGCTCAGGTACAAGCCTCCCAAATCGTAGTGGCGACTGAAAAAGAAGCCAACGATATTATTTCCCAGCTGAAAGGCGGCTCTGACTTTGCCGCTTTGGCTAAAGAGAAATCTACGGATACAGCTACCAAAGACAACGGCGGCGACCTTGGTTTCTTTGCGAAGGATTCGGGAACGGTAGATCCGGCGATTGAAACAGCTGCTTTCTCCCTCAAGAAAGGGGACATCAGCAGCGCGGTTAAAACGTCCGACGGCCAATTTGCAGTAGTTAAAGCTACGGATACTAAGGCTGCACACAGCGCTACCCTGGACGAGAAGAAAGGCGAGATCAAAGACCTGCTGGTTACCCAACAGGTGTCCACGATGTCGACTTCTTGGCTGGATGATTTGAGATCCAAATCTACGATTAATAATTCGCTGGACAGCAGCGCGGCTTCCGCTGAAACAGCTGGCGAAGACGGAGCGACAACAAACGAATAA
- a CDS encoding dipeptidase, whose protein sequence is MSYQTYFENRREQHLNELKEWLSIPSISAISQHKPDVNRAAQWLADTLKRAGLENVSINETKGHPIVYADHLHAPGKPTILVYGHYDVQPVDPLNLWQTPPFEPDVRDGKLYARGATDDKGQVFLHIKAVEAILAEEKELPVNIKFCIEGEEEVSSPNLPIYLEQNKDKLAADAVLISDTSLIEKGKPAISTGLRGLCSLELTINTANTDLHSGSFGGGVPNALHSIVTLLNSLHDADGRVAVEGFYDDVAPLSPEMHAEFEKQQFNEEKLRQDLGLTSLFGEPGYTFVERVGARPTLEINGLYGGFQGEGSKTVIPKEAHAKITCRLVANQNPHDILEKIERHLKANVPTGAVLTFYPGEKAFAFNIDPSQPMLQKAADAYEKVYGTRALFTKDGGSIPIVETLSRVLTAPAVLMGFGLPDENLHAPNEHFNLENFDKGLLTIVEYLRSL, encoded by the coding sequence ATGAGCTACCAAACTTATTTTGAAAACCGCAGAGAACAACATTTAAATGAACTCAAGGAATGGCTCTCCATTCCGAGTATCTCCGCTATTTCGCAGCATAAACCCGACGTGAACCGTGCGGCCCAGTGGCTCGCCGATACCTTGAAACGCGCCGGTCTTGAAAATGTCTCCATCAACGAAACGAAAGGCCATCCGATCGTGTACGCCGACCATCTGCACGCGCCGGGCAAACCGACGATTCTTGTGTACGGCCACTATGACGTGCAGCCTGTCGATCCGCTGAACCTGTGGCAGACGCCTCCGTTCGAGCCGGATGTCCGGGACGGAAAGCTTTACGCGCGCGGCGCAACGGACGACAAAGGCCAAGTATTTCTACATATTAAAGCCGTTGAAGCCATTCTTGCCGAAGAGAAAGAGCTTCCGGTCAATATCAAATTCTGCATTGAAGGCGAAGAAGAGGTGTCCAGCCCGAATCTGCCGATTTACCTGGAGCAGAACAAGGACAAGCTTGCAGCTGACGCGGTGCTGATCTCCGACACTTCCCTGATCGAAAAAGGCAAACCGGCCATCTCCACAGGCCTGCGCGGTTTGTGCTCTCTGGAGCTGACGATCAACACGGCGAACACTGATCTTCATTCCGGCTCCTTTGGCGGCGGCGTGCCAAATGCTCTGCATTCCATCGTGACCCTGCTGAACTCGCTTCATGACGCAGACGGACGTGTGGCCGTTGAAGGTTTCTATGACGATGTTGCCCCATTGTCTCCTGAAATGCATGCCGAGTTCGAGAAACAGCAGTTTAATGAGGAGAAGCTGAGACAAGATCTCGGCCTGACTTCCCTGTTCGGCGAACCGGGTTATACGTTTGTAGAGCGCGTTGGCGCTCGTCCTACCCTGGAGATTAACGGCCTGTACGGCGGCTTCCAGGGCGAAGGCTCCAAGACGGTTATCCCTAAAGAAGCGCATGCCAAAATCACCTGCCGCCTGGTAGCCAACCAGAATCCGCATGACATTTTGGAGAAAATCGAACGCCATCTGAAGGCTAACGTGCCTACCGGCGCCGTGCTGACGTTCTATCCGGGCGAGAAGGCTTTTGCTTTCAACATCGACCCTTCGCAGCCGATGCTGCAGAAAGCCGCTGACGCTTATGAAAAAGTGTACGGAACCCGCGCCCTCTTCACGAAAGACGGCGGCTCGATTCCGATCGTCGAAACCTTGTCCCGCGTGCTGACAGCTCCGGCCGTGCTGATGGGCTTCGGTCTGCCTGACGAAAACCTGCATGCGCCTAATGAGCATTTTAATCTGGAGAACTTCGATAAAGGTCTCCTGACCATTGTCGAATACCTGAGATCTCTGTAA
- a CDS encoding HAD family hydrolase: MIKGFIFDFDGTIIDTETAWYYAFRDAYAEHGVELTLEQYSTCIGTDLNGFNPYEYLMTDLNLPLDKEAFRQSIHRRHGELMELEAIRPGIQQYLDAAKEAKLKLGVASSSSREWVEKHLDQLGITDYFECIKTSDDVAKVKPDPELYHQALQCLNLKPEETVAIEDSPNGSKAAAAAGLHCVVIPNEITRFLEFQTPHHQTSRLSDLDFDHVVSRKLFLEA, translated from the coding sequence TTGATCAAAGGATTCATCTTTGATTTTGACGGCACGATTATTGACACAGAAACAGCCTGGTATTATGCGTTTAGAGACGCTTATGCCGAACATGGGGTTGAGCTGACGCTTGAGCAGTACTCCACCTGTATCGGAACGGATCTGAACGGCTTTAATCCTTACGAATATCTGATGACCGATTTAAACCTGCCGCTCGACAAAGAAGCATTCCGGCAGTCCATTCACCGCCGCCACGGCGAGCTGATGGAGCTGGAAGCGATCCGGCCGGGCATTCAGCAATACCTGGACGCCGCCAAAGAAGCCAAACTGAAGCTAGGCGTAGCCTCCAGCTCCTCCCGGGAGTGGGTCGAGAAACATTTGGACCAGCTTGGCATCACCGATTATTTTGAATGCATCAAAACCTCGGACGATGTAGCGAAAGTAAAACCGGACCCCGAGCTGTACCACCAGGCGCTGCAATGCCTGAACCTGAAACCCGAAGAGACCGTTGCGATCGAGGATTCGCCTAACGGCTCAAAGGCTGCCGCGGCCGCCGGGCTGCACTGCGTTGTGATTCCCAACGAAATCACCCGGTTTCTTGAATTTCAAACTCCGCATCACCAAACCAGTCGTTTAAGTGACCTCGATTTTGACCATGTCGTATCCCGCAAGCTTTTTCTTGAAGCCTGA